The Solenopsis invicta isolate M01_SB chromosome 1, UNIL_Sinv_3.0, whole genome shotgun sequence DNA segment CGTTCTCTGCATTCCAGCCCCAAGGTTCCTCATCCACATTGAGATTTTCAGAACCGTTGTCCCAACCTGAACCAATATCTAACTGAAACTCTTGCGATATTTCACTTTCAATAGGAACTTGTGCTGCTTGTACATATTCTTGTTGGCTAATCGGTTCTTCGACAGCCGCAGGAACTTGATCTAATTCTTGTTTAATGCTTGATTTTTCCATAGAAGTAAACTCCTTTAAGCTGTCTCCGTATATCTTTGATTCTTGGAGATTCTGTTTCGAATCGTCTAAAGCTTGCTTGAGATTCGTAATAAGTACTTGGGCTTGATCCCTTTCTCGCAAAACATTCTCTAATTCAACTTGTAGATTACGCTGACTCACAAGTGATTCCTTCAGTTCTTCCAAGGATCGCGTCAAGTCATTCACTTGCAGCTGTAACAAATCTCTCTCTGTGGTAGTCGCAGAAATACGTTGTTCCCACTCTTGTATTAAATCATTGTCAGCACTTCTCGCTTCTATTTCCAGATTATTAATCTGAAATTTATACGATTCGACTTGCTGATCTCGTTCCGTAGTTAATGCTTCTACAGTTTCTTTCATAGAAGTCAGCTCTGTTTTTATCGCAGCGATTTCTGTATCCTTAAGTGAGATTTCTGTTCGCAAATCGGTTTCTATATCTATATATTGCTGCAATTGCGAATTCATCtgaagaattatattatttaattccgcATTCAATGAATCCACCTGCGCATTCTTTTCAGAAAGAAGTTTTTCGGTCTTTTTCAATTCGCTTTGCGAATCTTCAAATTGATTTTGTAATTCGTGAACACGTAATTTCTCTGCTTctatattattaagtaaaagaTCCATTTCTTTCATATGTTCAGAACACTGACCCTGTTTCTcatttaataaactttgcaaTCTTTCTATTTCATTATTATCCAACGTATCTTTATCCGAAGCAACGGCTGCATCAAAAACTTTTGCAGAGCCAAACAATTGTGAAGCCTCATCTTGCTTCTGTTGATTTTCGACAGTAGAAGTTACAACTTCTCCAGGAATTTCAACTTTGTATTCAGCGTTTTTATGCTTGTAATCTTTCAATTCAGCCTCTAATTCCGATACTCTCAGTTCACTTACAGCTTTTTCCGTTTTCAAAGAATCGATCTCTTGTTGCAATGTATTCGTTTGATCCATAAGTGACTGATTAAAGCGCTCTTGAGCAGTTTGCATCATCATATTATTGTATCTTTGAGACTCATCATGAAGTAACACGATATTGCCATACGAATTGGCTAATTCGTTATTCAGATTTTCAATTTCCGCTTGGCGCTCTTGTAGACGCGCTTCTAATGCTTGCACCAAATTTTGACATTGCTCGGTATGGTCACAATGCTGCGCAATCCGTGTGTCATCTTCTCTTAATTCACTTTGTTCCGGGACCGGTGTAGATGCAGTCATAGATGCCACAGTCGCGATCTCTTTCTGTAACTGCTCGATTAGCACACGACGTTCTTCCGATTTCTTCTCAGCATTTTCTAGTTTCTCGTCAATCTGCGTTTGTTTGGACACCAACAGGCCATTCTCTGCCTTCAGATTCTTTATTGTGGCAAGCTGTTCCACATATTCAGTTTCCATTACTTGCATGCGCACGCTCAATTCCCGGGCTTGCTCCTTTACTTCATCGAGAATTGCTTGTTTCTGTTCATCCTCCTTGCTCGCAGTTTTTTTGTAGAATTCATATTCTTTGGCAATATTCTCCTTTGCTGTTTTCTCTGTTAACACTTCAAGAGAAATGCGATCTATCTCTGCGCGTTGCTTTACGATTTCCTCGTCCATCTCCGAAACGTGCTCCAttaacattgtaattttttctttcaagctGATTGATTCCTTCTCAAACCTCTCTGAATTTGCAAGAATATCTGCGGTATCATTCTTCGCTTGTAATAATTTCTCCTCTAAATCATGAATTTTGTTGTCTTTTTCCCGCATGGAAATCTCGACTTCTTGGATCTGTTTGTTTTTAACTtccttttcatctttttctgtTGTCCATTTCTCTTCCAATTCAGCAACACGCGCTTCAAGTTCTTGACATGCTAGCttctttttattaaacgttgccacaattttcttcatcttttcGGATTGCGCCTGTAACTTATTTTCCGATTCTAAAAGTTTCTGTTCCAAATCTACAACTTTACTCTCCAAAATAGTCTTCGTCTCTTCTGTGACGTTTTTACCGAGTAACTCCTTTTGTTCCAATTCGGTTTTCATAGCTTCATTTTCCTGTGTTTTCTCAGCTAGTTCCTCAATAACATCTTCCAATCTTCGATTTAACATCGCTATATCCTCCATATGCTTAGTTTTAAGCCATTCCATTTGCTTATACTCATTCGTTAGCTCTGATTGCACTTTCTCAGCGTATGTAGTTTGATTGTCCAAAATCGTTGTGAGTTCCCAAATTCGCTTTTCAGCTTCAGTTTTATCGCCCTTGAGTTCTTCAATTTGTGCGTTTAATTCCTTCTTAGCCGCAAGCAAACTATCAATTTCCTGTTCTTTCTTAATCAATTCATCTCTAAAGTTCTCGTCACGTTTTGACATATCCTcaattttttgagataattcgCTATTTTCCCTCAAGACTTCTTcatgtttattttgtaattcaatGTAGCTTGTTTCTTTATCTCGCaaattctccaatatttctttaaattctgCTTCAGGCTTTACAGATTGTTCTAAGACTTCAGTAATTTTGCTAATATTATCTTTAAGAATATAAacttcttcttccttctccttcATTATATTACGAAGTGTTGCAATTTCTCCCAATGATGATGATAAAGCAGCTTCGTTTTCTTTAAGTTTAATCGAATAATTATTCAACTCATCTTGTAAACTGTCTATAGTAATCATTCCATTTTGCAATTGTGCATATTTGGTGTGCAATTCTTCATCTTTCTTTTCAATTTCGGCTTTCAAATCTATAATTTCTTGTTCTTTCACAGTTACATTCGCCATTTCATCTCGTAATTTTGTTTCGAGGGAAACTATAGTACCTTGAAGATGTTCTTGTAGAGTACCAGTCGTTACatccttttcttttattacttctAACAATTCCTTGTTACCATTCTCTAATGTTTTAAAGGCTTCTTCTATAGACGCTTTTCCTTGCTCCAACGCTTGCATTTTTTCTTGCATGTCATCGTATTTGAATCTCCATTCTTCTGCGGTAACAAACATATCCTTCAATTCACGTTCTAAACTCTCCAATTTTGCACCTGATGCTTCATACTCTAGTAATTGTTCAGTTTTCTTTTGCAATTCTGCCCCCATACTCTCCAGTTTCATGTTCATCTCTTCTATCTGATTTTTATACTCTACAATTAATACCTTACTGTTCTCCAATTCTTTCTCTAAAGATGCTACAATTACAGTTTGTGATTCCTGGCAAGTAATATCCTCCGCCTTCCGTATTTCCGAAATTTCGTCAGATGATTTCTGTAAAAGAATGCTGATTTGCTCATGTAACTCCTGTTTCTCTTGAGCAATGTTCTCCTTTTCTCGATTCAATTTCTCGATTTTATCAATGAGCTCTAATCTTTCTTTGGAGAAATCGTCCCAAGTCATGTGTTCCAGTTTTAAATCCAACTCTTCTTTCTCTctagtaattttaattaaatcttctgTTTGACTATTGATACGTTCTTCAAGTTGTGCAATCGTCATTGTCATCTGCGCATTTTCTCTCTCCAATGTCGCGAGTTTAGATTTTGCATCATCAGTTTCGCATGATGTTACATTAACCGAATGTTCAATTGAAGTATTCCGCAATTGTGTCACTTCTTTTTCAAGGACCTGTTGCCTTTCTATTAAAGCAGTAATTTGATCAGCAGATTCTATCATTTGAATTGACATTTGAGAAGTATGAGATGACTCCATTTGAAGACGTTCCTCCAATTTCGTGCGATTTATAACTAATTCAGTATTCTCCGCTGTCAACATTTCTATACGATCATGTAACCTGTTGTTTTCCTCGGTAAGGTCCTCTATTTGTAGTTTAAGTTGAGAAATCTCTCCCATTAAATTATCATTTCCTTGAGTAAGTGTCTCAATCTGCAATCGCAAGCTACTATCATCTTTAAGTGTCTCTAAACTATGATCTCTCTTAGAGACGTCCAGTTGAGCGCTGCTTTCCATTTGATTTAATCGCTCTTCcagttttgttaatttaatgacAAGGTCGTTATTCTCTTGAGTAAGTAGTTCAATCTTTGTTGGACTCTCGTGGTGTTCTGGGATACGCTCAAAAGATTCCGTGGAACCTGTGTCAGATGATCCTTTTTCTTCAATCCTACTCAACTTCATGGTCAAATCACTGTTCTCTTGCGTCAATtgctcgattttttttatcaactcaTTGCGATCTGTATCGTTTATAGTTTCAAAAGATTCTGTGGAACCAGCATGTGAGCCATCCTTCTCCTCCAGCTTCGATAACTTTAGAGTTAATTCATTATTCTTCTGTTCCAAAtcctcaatttttttcaacagatCATTTCTATCGTTCATTTGAATAGCTTCAAAAGATTCCGTGGAACCAGTATCCGAAGCACCCTTCTCCTCCATTTTATTCAACTTGCTGTATAATTCTGAATTTTCCTGCGTCAAAACATCAAGCTTCTTTAGAAGCTCAAGATGTTCAATCTCAAATTTATTCTCATTCTGTTCTTTATGTGCTGTTTCCAATTGCTCCTCTAACTCAACAATCTTCATTTCTGCAGTTACTCTGAGATTTTCAGATTCCGCATTCTCAGCTTCTAGAGCTAAAATCTCTTGCTTCACCGTATGAAGTTCTGTAAAAAGATAGgcaagtttataaatttattccaaCAAATTATTGCATCAATCAATTCTTActagttaataatattaatatatgtataaaatgagcgattaaataaaaatttatatacatatataaaattaggagttattaacattattatacaataattaatatttcacaaaaaaaaaaaaaaacagaacagCTCATTATTTAACGATCTATtagaatatataacatattttcatatttaaaatatttaaaccaacatacaaatatatcatattctgtataaattaatatgatgAATTACCTTGCGTTAGATCTAACTTTTGGTTTTCTAAGATGGCGATTGCATCAATATGCATCTGTATCTCTTTTGTCTGAGATGAAACTTTACTTTCCAAGTCAGCAACACGTTCTTGCCAATCTCCTGCTGAGGCTGTGCAGATCGTATAATTTGCCGATAACATACGTGCAACTTCATTTTCGTTCATAATAAGCGCAGAGTAAGCAATTGTTAAGTGCTAAGCTCAGCAAAAATCCCTTTTAATGCAAttgataattgtatattatttgtcCCAAAAAATCATAAACAATCAGCAGATTCTTAGATTCTTGCCTAAAGTAATATATGTAATTCAtccttcaatatttttataaaagaaatctcCCTAAAATTCTcaaatactaaataaaataatataaacaaatttaaaaaaactcaacatatctttacatatatttatgtttatatacgATATTGAATAGTTATATATGTCATCTTATTGAGATGACATctccttatattttttaattaaaaacacaatatattGATATCCACTGATAGTAttatttttggaacatttttatatttaaaataaaatattcttctctTTCGATATTCACTTAAAGCATTGAATAGTATAGAAAGCCAGAAATTATGTATTTCAttcaatttactttattatgttTAACTGTTAACATCATATAAACCAATCCAATCAtgtatattattcaaaaattattagtcatacgtataaaatattttcaatcattttaataaaagcatataataatagcaataacaaaaaagaatgtcacaaataattcaaaatattacaattgcaaTTCATGCATTTAATCAATTATTCCATGTAAAATGAAAAAACGTACGTGGGATAAATATGAAGAATAAATCTACTTCTATGAATAAATGCGCAGCAAACTTTGACAAGTAAAGTAGGTACCATGTTATATTCAGATTATCAAGAAATATTTCAGATATCATTGATTAGTATTTTTCGTAAATGTTTCTATAATTGAAGCATGACAAAACAAGATAGATTCCATCACCAGAAAACATTGAGAAGTgttgttttccattttttttacgtaaactCGTAAATAAGAATCacgcaattaatattttattgactgTATTCCATGtttgtgaaattaattattactatagTCTACTTGAATATTACAgtatatatatctttgttttattataaaaaatatatacatgtatttacaACAATTAGGACGAATACTTTTCATTCATAGAGGAAACAGGGCTGGAAAACAGGCTGTcccgataaaaaatattaacacagATCGTATTAAAAATCCGACAATATAACTAGGACAACGGAAACGTCGGCGATAAAACGTTTGTCCTGGTTCCTACCTTTAAGCTCGTCAAAGTCTACCAGACTCAGCTGAAGGTTACCTTTCTCCTCCTCCAACAATGCCACTTGATTGACCAATTTAACTAGTTCAGCATTTGTATCGGATATCTAATAGAACACacatattacaatttttgtagcaaaaattAATAAGCGTATATGATATACCcaattgattaatatttgatGTTCACAAGTAATATTGATCAATTGCatttccaattaaatatttagcaaaattattctgtggaaaatgaagaaaaaaaaaatatatatatatacacacttaGTTTAATTATCGTcgataactttaaatattaaatgtggaACTTGTGAAAATGTAAACTAAACAATGTATAAACGGCAAATACTTGGCAAATGCTTTGAGCCATCTTCAGCTTAGCAAGAGCCGAAACGttctgtattaaatttataagaaaattttacatttgattactcaattatttaagattttctTACGCGCACTGTTTACCGCGCTTGACTCGTATTATACATTgtttagtttaaatattaaaatctacaCAGAATATTCCATCAAGTTCTTACCATTTTGAAGTTTTCTAATTGCTTCtgcaaattttttactttgctTCTGTGTTGGGCCTTTAATTTAATCatgcttttatttaaatcttctaattcctttgttaattttattactatatctTCTTTGGATACTGCTTGTTCAACTGACAATCTAGCTGCAATGTCATTCTTTTCCGCTTCGAGTTCATGCACTTGCTTTTCAAgatcaataattttgttggaatgTTCTTCGTTCTTAAATGACAATTCAGCTACTTGCTTCTGCAGTTCAGTCTTTGATTCTtcttctaataatttatttgattgtttAAGTTCTTCTATCAAATTGTCGAGTTCTGCTATTCTGTTGTCTTTCTCGATGATCGCATCATTATTGTGAACcgatttactaataataatctTATCCTGCAACTCGgcaatatttttctgtaattcATATTTCTCATCCAGAAGCTGTCGATTATTTTGTTCCAATTTCTCTATCCTAAACTGTAAATCTTCGACTGCCGGAGGTGTTACTACACCGGTACCAGATTCTAATTGAAATATTCTTTCTTTGGCTCTCGCCAATTTCATTTCGTAATCTCCCAACTGCTGAAGAAGATTGTCgttcttcaattttaatgatgattcgacaagaataaaattttcctgcattGATTTCATCGCATCTTTCGTTTCCGCTAAAGTATCCATAGTGGAACGCGAGAAATCCGCACTTACTGATTCAGCTATTTTCTGTTCTTGAAGTTGCTCTTCAAatctaaaaagaataaataggAAAACATGAAATCTATAAATGCCattctatatgtataaaaaacaactatcttatacaatattatattataatacaaatatttaacatattttaattataataaaataatacatgtattaattgATGAAAACTAAATAATATTCTGTTTGCGACTTTTATTAGTAATATGTAAGTGTTTATTCATTACTCGAATATCgaagtttgtttttttataagtttgaagtaaataaaataattaagaatccCCCAAAATATGTTAATGTAGGAAGAGATGGATTAATAGCGACAATATGCAAATAAGcttggaatataattttgttcaagTTCAATAAAAGATTCACATTGTAAATTGAAACGCGTATAGAATTCCATAGAAAAGATATAATGTACTGTGTAAGCTAACATAAATTTGTAGGTTATACACCCAGTTTGGATCAAGGGAGAGTTTTTTCATTCCCTATGACATCACATTTGAAAGATACCACTTCGGCTCTAACAACACATTAGTGACTCAATTGCTGATGGACTGAAGATGACAGAatgtgtattaattataaaatgtgaaattcTGTAACACGATACGCTGATGGCTCAAAGGTGAACCAAAACTTTTGGAACAATGTAaagcaagaaaaatatattggatGAAATCCATGTAATTGCACTCGGATAACCGCGCTGCACCTTCATTTATCCATCTCTTTCTactttgaaataaatgttacttaGTTTTATAgcataacaaaaatatattacctATTGACTGTGTGCTCCAAATCCGATATCCTATTATCTCTTTCCTGCAGTTGTTCCAAAAGACTGGCATTCTTATTTTTCAGAGACATTTCgatcaagataaaattttcttgcatCGTTCGCATTTCGTCTTTCGTATCTTCGAGAGTATCCAACGTCGTTTTACCCTTCTTGGAAAGGTCTGCAGACATAAGAGTAACTGCTTTCGTTTTGGAATCAATGACAGAATCCTTCTCTTTCAAATTTTCTTGAAGATCCAGAATAGTAGCTTCTAGCTCGATGATTTTACTATTAAgttccataatttttttctccttttcttgaATGTTTTGAATTTGAACTGGTGTCATTaccttaaacaaaaaaaagcataaattttatagtgcCATTGCAAAGttttacatgtaattaattattcttttcgttttacattctttaaagatattatagaaaatcatttaaagaaataaattatatatattaatagaatTGATAAAGAACTCACATCCGAAGTGATAACAAGAGGCCTAATTGGTGTGATAGCTAATTGATCCTTGTGTTCTGCTGCTGCTAAATCTGTTTCATCCAATTGTTGTCTGATAGCTTCCACTTTCTCTTCCACTGCTCGTTTAGTTTCTGTTAATTCTTTGTTGCGTTGCTCGAACACTTTCCTATTTTCTGCCAATTTTCGTTGAAGTAAAGAAGATTTTGCTTTTGGGGTTTTTGCTTGACTGATGTCATCAATTGTATCATCTGTTACATCCATTGTTGTAGATTCAGTCTTATGTAAATGCATTGTATCTTTAGATGATGAAGCTCCTTCTTTACTACGACGTGATAGCTTGGCTCTGGATTTGATTTTTGACAATCTTCGTGCATATTCCtaatacataaacaaaaaatcaatatattctaagatacaaaacaataatagattttaatatcatacttttcttattttctagtaactattaaacaaaatgttacTATTATTTGTTACTATTAGAAAGTTaagtattcaataaaatatgttaaatattcttaaatataatcatttatttacattCTTAAGATTTCTTAAATTTTCCCATTTTTACTCACTAATAATTCAAAAAGatatattgtgtaaatattaaacgagaaACAATCTCTTGGTTGATTGTGCAAATTTATATGTCAAAAGATCGAGCTgctgaaatatattaataatttatattacctGGACTTCCTCCTCCTTTCTCTTTAAAGTTTGTTGATTCCTCATCATGATTGCCTTGAGGGATTctaattgatttttattctgCTCGCATGTCTCTTTTGTATGTACCACAGCCTCAGGAGGGCCACCCTCCATTGCACCTGATGAGTCTTCAGACGTACCCCACATTATGCACTGCACAAATAGAAACAACATAAACCACTGCATTATCTATTTTCAAACCTAACTGTGAATACACTCTGACAAGGAACAACTGGTAAAGTTAATGGCAGTGAAAGTTTTTCTAATATAGCAAGATAAAATATTCCAGTAAGATAAAGTCGCCCATTGCTCCCATTTTCCAGATCTAATTGGATAAGGTCTAGACTAAGTAACCTAATTACATTAAGTCTCAATGCAGATCAGACTTTTTACATTCCTCCTCATTTCTACACGATTCTCGGCCTAGGCAACATCATGTATCTTTTCTATTCTTTATTCTGAAAGTGTCAACAATTATAATAgcattgtagaaaaaatgtaagtgtcatatattaatatcattaaatattattattaataattatattaatattattaaacactttattaatatcatattctgatattaataaacatattatgtacaagatttcatacagcacagaaaaatTGTAACAACATTATAAAATGTTGCGACAATATTGCTACAACAATGGTAAAATgtctatctttaaaaatattgcaatatattttaatgtttttgataatattttagttatcattatattaatattttgatacatgTACTCAGGAACATACATtcctaaattatttttcgcacTTGAAAATCATTTTACTGTTAAAAcgcatatctttttttttttttttttttttcatctttgaaCTCAATTTTGGCAATTTACTCtttcaaataatcattttattaaaatgtgaaGAATTTCATAGTGCTACatgatttttattctattttatatggATTTTAATTACGAGTAGAACTCTGTGCACTCGTGTGATAACAGTAGTGCATACTAATCGCAGATAAAGCATAGATTATTGGCTACGTTTAGCAaaaaaagcagctttgcaaaattctttcatATGATTGATTTATACGTTCAGATTCCTCAGAAACCAAGAGCAAGAActaatcatattaaagaatcttacaattACAAAGCAGTTTTCTGATGAACAAAGccattatttttcacaatttttgaaTCATTGCTACAATATTGCATTACAATAAACAATGTTGCTGTAAGCTTCTATACTGTATGAGATATCTCAGAATTATATCCTATAACTTCTCTTATTGTTCATTATGTCtgtattaattcataatttcattactttgatagaacttaattaattttccaatttcttATCTGTTGACCACAAGAAAACATGCAAAAAATAGGCTAGTCAtacttaatcaaattttaaatgactcaaaaacaaataaataaagattcatataaataatattaaattaaaactcttTTGAAAGAATTAGAACTTTTATTACGGTGATATAATATCATCACTccaaaaatatctattttcaaataataaaaacaaattcagTTGGAGTTCagaatataagttttattcctatactgtatttctttttttacttaaaaaaaaatagaatagaataccacacattaaatttaaaaaaattaatttgataccttttttattatctatattatatagaaataattgtttattaaattatttaaataaatttattgacgttacaaatattatcatgtcatttaatatttttttcttaagtgaTGTTAGGTAAAAActtaatgttatatatgtaaaaaaatccaaattttatttttaaaatcatatttatatgcatttattatgtttacaatcacaatgtaatatatatatatatatatatatatatatatttatttatttatttatttatttatttatctatttgtcATACATTTCTATTGTTTACTTTGTATTAGTTACTTTATATTGTTAATTCAAATTGTTTACTTTAGTTTGTGTTGTTTTCTTTGTATTATGCACTTGTAATAACTATACTATttctagataaaaaaagtaGATGCAAGTGTAGAGACAAGAATTTAAATGACTAGAatgttttgatatatttttaaatttcctaacAAAACAAAGCAAtctctattatatatatatattgaggaCAAAAATACaacaaagaaaagatagaaaacaacagtataacataaaataaactaatttgtAAAGGAATATGCATATTACTTTTGTCAATTAACATAAAATCGTAAATTTTCACTAGTCATTGCTAGTTGCAGAATCGAAATTGGCAGAGAAGTtgacattgcaaaatttaaaaaaatgtaattataaa contains these protein-coding regions:
- the LOC105194330 gene encoding protein lava lamp isoform X1 — its product is MQWFMLFLFVQCIMWGTSEDSSGAMEGGPPEAVVHTKETCEQNKNQLESLKAIMMRNQQTLKRKEEEVQEYARRLSKIKSRAKLSRRSKEGASSSKDTMHLHKTESTTMDVTDDTIDDISQAKTPKAKSSLLQRKLAENRKVFEQRNKELTETKRAVEEKVEAIRQQLDETDLAAAEHKDQLAITPIRPLVITSDVMTPVQIQNIQEKEKKIMELNSKIIELEATILDLQENLKEKDSVIDSKTKAVTLMSADLSKKGKTTLDTLEDTKDEMRTMQENFILIEMSLKNKNASLLEQLQERDNRISDLEHTVNRFEEQLQEQKIAESVSADFSRSTMDTLAETKDAMKSMQENFILVESSLKLKNDNLLQQLGDYEMKLARAKERIFQLESGTGVVTPPAVEDLQFRIEKLEQNNRQLLDEKYELQKNIAELQDKIIISKSVHNNDAIIEKDNRIAELDNLIEELKQSNKLLEEESKTELQKQVAELSFKNEEHSNKIIDLEKQVHELEAEKNDIAARLSVEQAVSKEDIVIKLTKELEDLNKSMIKLKAQHRSKVKNLQKQLENFKMISDTNAELVKLVNQVALLEEEKGNLQLSLVDFDELKASAGDWQERVADLESKVSSQTKEIQMHIDAIAILENQKLDLTQELHTVKQEILALEAENAESENLRVTAEMKIVELEEQLETAHKEQNENKFEIEHLELLKKLDVLTQENSELYSKLNKMEEKGASDTGSTESFEAIQMNDRNDLLKKIEDLEQKNNELTLKLSKLEEKDGSHAGSTESFETINDTDRNELIKKIEQLTQENSDLTMKLSRIEEKGSSDTGSTESFERIPEHHESPTKIELLTQENNDLVIKLTKLEERLNQMESSAQLDVSKRDHSLETLKDDSSLRLQIETLTQGNDNLMGEISQLKLQIEDLTEENNRLHDRIEMLTAENTELVINRTKLEERLQMESSHTSQMSIQMIESADQITALIERQQVLEKEVTQLRNTSIEHSVNVTSCETDDAKSKLATLERENAQMTMTIAQLEERINSQTEDLIKITREKEELDLKLEHMTWDDFSKERLELIDKIEKLNREKENIAQEKQELHEQISILLQKSSDEISEIRKAEDITCQESQTVIVASLEKELENSKVLIVEYKNQIEEMNMKLESMGAELQKKTEQLLEYEASGAKLESLERELKDMFVTAEEWRFKYDDMQEKMQALEQGKASIEEAFKTLENGNKELLEVIKEKDVTTGTLQEHLQGTIVSLETKLRDEMANVTVKEQEIIDLKAEIEKKDEELHTKYAQLQNGMITIDSLQDELNNYSIKLKENEAALSSSLGEIATLRNIMKEKEEEVYILKDNISKITEVLEQSVKPEAEFKEILENLRDKETSYIELQNKHEEVLRENSELSQKIEDMSKRDENFRDELIKKEQEIDSLLAAKKELNAQIEELKGDKTEAEKRIWELTTILDNQTTYAEKVQSELTNEYKQMEWLKTKHMEDIAMLNRRLEDVIEELAEKTQENEAMKTELEQKELLGKNVTEETKTILESKVVDLEQKLLESENKLQAQSEKMKKIVATFNKKKLACQELEARVAELEEKWTTEKDEKEVKNKQIQEVEISMREKDNKIHDLEEKLLQAKNDTADILANSERFEKESISLKEKITMLMEHVSEMDEEIVKQRAEIDRISLEVLTEKTAKENIAKEYEFYKKTASKEDEQKQAILDEVKEQARELSVRMQVMETEYVEQLATIKNLKAENGLLVSKQTQIDEKLENAEKKSEERRVLIEQLQKEIATVASMTASTPVPEQSELREDDTRIAQHCDHTEQCQNLVQALEARLQERQAEIENLNNELANSYGNIVLLHDESQRYNNMMMQTAQERFNQSLMDQTNTLQQEIDSLKTEKAVSELRVSELEAELKDYKHKNAEYKVEIPGEVVTSTVENQQKQDEASQLFGSAKVFDAAVASDKDTLDNNEIERLQSLLNEKQGQCSEHMKEMDLLLNNIEAEKLRVHELQNQFEDSQSELKKTEKLLSEKNAQVDSLNAELNNIILQMNSQLQQYIDIETDLRTEISLKDTEIAAIKTELTSMKETVEALTTERDQQVESYKFQINNLEIEARSADNDLIQEWEQRISATTTERDLLQLQVNDLTRSLEELKESLVSQRNLQVELENVLRERDQAQVLITNLKQALDDSKQNLQESKIYGDSLKEFTSMEKSSIKQELDQVPAAVEEPISQQEYVQAAQVPIESEISQEFQLDIGSGWDNGSENLNVDEEPWGWNAENVQLAVSSQHLSTMTLSAEMQLRAKVEDLENRIKDLEAQNAKIVDENKAAQVKSGKLIKKLKEYKVQMEGLQQQLKTQKQTDSFFNLDTAIEEELKTQIASLEKNLNEVKDEKKNIIAEKEALLKRLDVVVSANERYMEMKERQDMEIEVLRIQNKELGNKVQSLEWRLQENATSIEDITSSRHEDQSDPSSFDIDKATTHSQPQKRSAESNDDFEVISKKYKEEIDDLKDELEALAAENEQLQHFLEEQKAAMANLEPKDNSNTNELMEKLNALNNQNVQLQSALSKGKQEYDVLRKQYEQSLIDANDQVTATRQNNDLLKIEFSEKVDRLETEINHLQTALEERKVLESNALMNSEEKLSAVNASLTEVTELLNARVQEVADLKQELQVQYVERQQAEAMLQSEIQNLTKELDEKKQNLGTLKQAFSEKEHELIQQRSMETVNIIVSEATQELVQKHAIEIEGKTKELRDLTEKLTALQSTVDEYTLKLRDCATKLEMQQQQIAYLKEDLTERNSIIGTTQTDMNLMNEKLREKQQELIQYEEEKTKLAAEVERCLADIQRLQNRLNATEASTVDLQEYSSRIHSLEQEVHVLKSEKDSILLQYDQETEMYQAQLESNKEQISALKHDLREKTEQLHYVSTQLCAKENDLEDIKIMISDKDSLLEITNQELNDKRAELERLRNERSSHVIDRSSELSVSRIDHDDTCDTEMQSTINELKAQMEAKQQELEHLKYVLSENTYPTIIQQMQDRINCLYNEKVTLEASLQATTENLTEKQEQVNLLTQRMNEQNQEHISKEEVSLLSRDRRSVHDQEEIVRLQNELHAKQQEINELKYVIAEKDSQLSLQASMEPQSDDFELRGTVQKLMGELYGKEQEVQMLKSTITELQEQILHSKDYQRLSEESRNAIERLTSEKEQIRIDAEEFLNRELQKKELEIDEIKQKLSQENQKLLTELQLKDSDIENLKTQFEQLQTIANDRGNKLQQKENELMHTIDDLAEKERRLAELSIIKDTELHNLKVQIHEKEVRIDELLVLSAEEEKQLNELRQTLAISETEMRRLQELLIQKVSDHDLIQHALKKDISTVETAPSKSSETVETVDNKETASSELDLALYMLHQRDVRCEELTHELMQLLEERDTLQLRLSNAIRVNEELRKVGSMEGSPMKDSSSASRVIVEPIVEQPSPSKSEGPVEIAKEAIDTPIEDKEALALKLSQLHSVSHTKDVRLKDERELRHTQQMSLLAHRDVLNTLPPEAAARLVNANYTLSRDVQSQSSVLLNWLWGKSTPKVVHM